A genomic window from Papaver somniferum cultivar HN1 unplaced genomic scaffold, ASM357369v1 unplaced-scaffold_15, whole genome shotgun sequence includes:
- the LOC113335605 gene encoding protein ENHANCED PSEUDOMONAS SUSCEPTIBILTY 1-like, which produces MHLSKLLSEALLIVESKKRLVGKMIVVQVRHVCTTEVRPASYIHQSTNDHKRIDLNPWDIVNLRFPYMQRGFLFDKSQSSPKQADKEANKNIISHLRTSLSYALDHFFPLAGRLGIEKHEDDNTISIYINCNSEGAEFIHATADISIDDIVSQTYTPASIIDPLFSLNGVMNFEGLSLSLLSIQITELLDGVFIGCSANHSVCDGTSFWHFINLWSEISRSSNNHTPCPLPVFKRWFIKDTDCPIHLPSCLADEFLTASNAKANSEIKSDKKRKAVISSLQAVLAHIWIAVLRARRTLNNNYSENGETLFGFMMNNRTKLIPPLAESYFGNSVSFAHVTATDGEVLKKGYGFLASLLNEVVNSNSDEKIRSTFETRTEKPVIVNSGDEAGIMKKILVAAGSHRFNMYGNDFGWGRPIAVKTGVRGKSNGATFVNQGPVEGSIDIEICLPIEVFKAMENDAEFMDAFSC; this is translated from the exons ATGCATTTGTCAAAGCTGTTGAGTGAAGCATTACTGATTGTAGAGAGCAAAAAGAGACTGGTCGGCAAAATGATTGTTGTTCAGGTCCGTCATGTCTGCACAACAGAAGTACGACCAGCAAGTTACATCCATCAATCTACGAATGATCATAAGCGGATTGATCTAAATCCATGGGATATAGTTAATTTGAGATTTCCATATATGCAAAGGGGTTTTCTCTTCGATAAGTCACAATCTTCACCTAAGCAAGCAGACAAAGAGGCGAACAAGAACATTATAAGTCATTTGAGAACTTCTTTGTCGTATGCACTTGATCATTTCTTTCCTTTAGCTGGTCGTCTTGGCATCGAGAAACATGAAGATGATAACACGATCTCCATTTATATCAACTGCAACTCTGAGGGTGCAGAGTTCATTCATGCAACTGCAGACATATCAATAGACGACATTGTCTCACAGACCTATACTCCTGCAAGCATAATAGATCCACTGTTTTCTCTCAACGGGGTAATGAACTTCGAAGGTCTGTCTCTTTCTTTGCTCTCTATTCAAATAACTGAACTACTTGACGGTGTGTTCATAGGGTGCAGTGCTAATCATTCGGTATGTGATGGTACATCATTTTggcattttattaatttatggtCTGAGATCTCTAGATCTTCCAACAATCATACTCCATGTCCTCTTCCGGTTTTCAAGCGTTGGTTTATCAAAGACACAGACTGCCCTATCCATCTTCCGTCTTGTTTGGCTGATGAATTTTTGACAGCAAGTAAT GCGAAGGCTAATTCGGAAATAAAATCTGATAAAAAACGAAAAGCAGTAATCTCTTCGTTACAAGCTGTATTAGCTCACATTTGGATAGCTGTATTACGTGCTAGAAGGACTTTAAATAACAATTACAGCGAAAATGGAGAAACTTTGTTTGGATTTATGATGAATAATAGAACCAAATTGATTCCACCTTTGGCAGAGTCATATTTTGGCAACTCAGTATCCTTCGCGCATGTAACTGCAACTGACGGTGAGGTGCTTAAAAAGGGATATGGGTTCTTAGCTTCGTTGTTGAACGAGGTGGTTAACTCTAACAGTGATGAAAAGATTAGAAGTACTTTCGAAACGAGAACAGAAAAACCTGTGATAGTTAATTCTGGTGATGAGGCAGGAATTATGAAGAAAATCTTAGTGGCTGCGGGTTCTCATAGATTCAACATGTATGGAAACGATTTTGGTTGGGGCCGACCTATTGCTGTGAAAACTGGTGTCCGTGGGAAATCAAACGGAGCAACATTTGTGAATCAAGGGCCAGTTGAAGGAAGTATTGACATTGAAATCTGCCTTCCAATTGAGGTTTTTAAGGCCATGGAAAATGATGCTGAATTCATGGATGCTTTCTCTTGTTAA